A region of Sphingomonas sp. DNA encodes the following proteins:
- a CDS encoding phosphoribosylaminoimidazolesuccinocarboxamide synthase, producing the protein MSRRRQIYEGKAKILYEGPEPGTLIQYFKDDATAFNAQKKGQIAGKGVLNNRISEHIFTLLGTIGVPTHFIRRLNMREQLIRQVEIVPIEVVVRNVAAGSLSTRLGIEEGTQLPRTIIEYYYKDDALGDPLVADEHIACFGWASQEEMNDIADMAIRVNDFLCGLFAAIGIRLVDFKLEFGRLWENDFARVILADEISPDGCRLWDMASGEKLDKDRFRRDLGGEAEAYQEVARRLGLMPEGEASAVLDLAEHRQKRGK; encoded by the coding sequence ATGTCCCGCCGCCGCCAGATCTACGAAGGCAAGGCCAAGATCCTCTATGAGGGTCCGGAGCCGGGCACGCTGATCCAGTATTTCAAGGACGACGCGACCGCCTTCAACGCGCAGAAGAAGGGGCAGATCGCCGGCAAGGGCGTGCTCAACAACCGCATCTCCGAGCATATCTTCACGCTGCTCGGCACGATCGGCGTGCCGACTCACTTCATCCGCCGGCTCAACATGCGCGAGCAGCTCATCCGTCAGGTCGAGATCGTGCCGATCGAGGTGGTGGTGCGCAATGTCGCCGCCGGCTCGCTGTCGACGCGGCTCGGCATTGAGGAAGGCACCCAGCTCCCGCGCACGATCATCGAATATTATTACAAGGACGATGCGCTCGGCGATCCCCTGGTCGCCGACGAGCATATCGCCTGCTTCGGCTGGGCCAGCCAGGAAGAGATGAACGACATCGCCGACATGGCGATCCGCGTGAACGACTTCCTGTGCGGCCTGTTCGCGGCGATCGGCATCCGGCTGGTGGATTTCAAACTGGAATTCGGCCGGCTCTGGGAAAACGATTTCGCCCGCGTCATCCTGGCCGACGAGATCAGCCCGGACGGCTGCCGGCTGTGGGACATGGCTTCGGGCGAGAAGCTCGACAAGGACCGGTTCCGCCGCGACCTGGGCGGCGAGGCGGAGGCCTATCAGGAAGTCGCCCGGCGCCTCGGCCTGATGCCGGAAGGCGAGGCCAGCGCGGTCCTGGACCTCGCCGAGCACCGCCAGAAGCGGGGCAAGTAG
- a CDS encoding peroxiredoxin, which produces MLREGDLVPDVKLGGMAGETVSPADFRGHKLILYFYPKDDTTGCTREALDFSALAGEFEKQGTWILGVSKDSPAKHRKFTDKHGLKVRLASDEDGTACEAFGTWVEKSLYGRKYMGIDRATFLIDRDGTIARIWRKVKVPGHAETVLEAARELP; this is translated from the coding sequence ATGTTGCGTGAAGGCGATCTGGTGCCGGACGTGAAGCTGGGCGGCATGGCTGGCGAAACGGTGAGCCCGGCCGATTTCAGGGGGCACAAGCTGATCCTCTATTTCTATCCGAAAGACGATACGACGGGCTGCACCCGCGAAGCATTGGATTTCAGCGCGCTTGCCGGAGAATTCGAAAAGCAGGGGACGTGGATTCTCGGCGTTTCGAAGGACAGCCCGGCCAAGCACCGCAAGTTCACCGACAAGCACGGCCTCAAGGTCCGCCTCGCCAGCGACGAGGACGGCACCGCCTGCGAGGCGTTCGGCACCTGGGTCGAAAAAAGCCTCTACGGCCGCAAATATATGGGGATCGACCGGGCGACCTTCCTGATCGACCGCGACGGGACGATCGCGCGCATCTGGCGCAAGGTGAAGGTGCCCGGCCATGCCGAGACGGTGCTGGAGGCCGCGAGGGAGCTGCCGTGA
- the purT gene encoding formate-dependent phosphoribosylglycinamide formyltransferase — protein sequence MTFTAKILLLGSGELGREFVISAKRLGAQVVACDSYAGAPAMQVADACEVFSMLDAAALRAAVETHRPDYIVPEIEAIRTEELVALEAEGWHVVPSARATQMTMNRDAIRALAAETLGLRTSRYRFAESLDEVRAGADHTGLPCVIKPVMSSSGKGQSTVRDAAELEAAWGYAVANMRGDRPRVIVEEFVDFDYEITLLTVRTRDGVLFCPPIGHRQERGDYQESWQPMAMSDAALAQAQEMARKVVDDLGGHGIFGVEFFVKGEEAIFSELSPRPHDTGMVTLISQNLSEFDLHARAILGLPIPAIRLHGASASAVILADRNADGFTYEGLANALAPGGADAVDVRIFGKPVTRPYRRMGVALARSSDTQAARRAAAEAAAQVRIVYS from the coding sequence ATGACTTTCACCGCCAAAATCCTCCTGCTGGGCTCGGGCGAGCTGGGCCGCGAGTTCGTCATCTCCGCCAAGCGGCTCGGGGCGCAGGTCGTCGCCTGCGATTCCTATGCGGGGGCGCCCGCCATGCAGGTCGCCGACGCCTGCGAGGTCTTCTCCATGCTCGACGCGGCGGCGCTGCGCGCGGCGGTCGAGACGCATCGGCCGGACTATATCGTGCCGGAGATCGAGGCGATCCGCACCGAGGAGCTGGTCGCGCTGGAGGCGGAGGGCTGGCATGTCGTGCCTTCGGCGCGCGCCACCCAGATGACGATGAACCGCGACGCGATCCGCGCGCTCGCCGCCGAGACTCTGGGCCTGCGCACCTCGCGCTACCGCTTCGCCGAGAGCCTGGACGAAGTGCGTGCCGGGGCGGATCACACCGGCCTGCCCTGCGTCATCAAGCCGGTCATGTCCTCGTCCGGCAAGGGCCAGTCCACGGTGCGCGACGCGGCGGAGCTGGAAGCGGCGTGGGGCTATGCCGTCGCCAACATGCGCGGCGACCGGCCCCGGGTGATCGTCGAGGAGTTCGTCGATTTCGATTACGAGATCACCCTGCTGACCGTCCGTACCCGCGACGGCGTGCTGTTCTGCCCGCCGATCGGCCATCGGCAGGAACGCGGCGACTATCAGGAAAGCTGGCAGCCGATGGCGATGTCCGATGCCGCGCTGGCCCAAGCGCAGGAGATGGCGCGCAAGGTGGTCGACGATCTCGGCGGCCACGGCATTTTCGGTGTCGAATTCTTCGTGAAGGGCGAAGAGGCGATCTTCTCGGAGCTGTCGCCCCGTCCGCACGACACCGGCATGGTTACGCTGATCTCGCAAAATCTGAGCGAATTCGATCTCCACGCCCGCGCGATCCTGGGCCTGCCGATCCCGGCAATCCGGCTCCACGGCGCCTCCGCCTCGGCGGTGATCCTGGCCGATCGAAACGCCGACGGCTTCACTTATGAAGGGCTGGCGAACGCCCTGGCGCCGGGCGGGGCCGACGCAGTGGACGTCCGCATTTTCGGCAAGCCGGTCACGCGGCCGTATCGGCGCATGGGCGTGGCGCTGGCGCGGTCGAGCGATACGCAAGCCGCGCGGCGAGCGGCCGCCGAAGCGGCCGCGCAGGTGCGCATCGTCTATTCCTGA
- a CDS encoding replicative DNA helicase, translating to MAQPSFNVVESEPATQSLPHNVEAEAALLGALMIDNRLAEDIQIRLRPEHFFEPLHARIYDQILRLLDRNMIASPVTLRPLFEADEQMKELGGPAYLAQLTGSGSATVIGARDFADQIYDLALLRALVGVGREMVEQALDTSDEVDPKGQIESAEAALYRVAEEGGGEGSVKSFATATRMAVQMAEKALNSGGGLSGLTTGLETVNAKTGGLHGSDLVILAGRPGMGKTALATNIAFNTARRWLQDEEDGIDPAKRAGAGIAFFSLEMSADQLATRILAENSGISSEALRMGKISQHDFRNLARAAAELETLPLYIDDTPGLTIAALRTRARRMKRQKGIGLVIVDYLQLLQGTGRGNNDNRVQEISEISRGLKTLAKELSVPVLALSQLSRAVEQREDKRPQLSDLRESGSIEQDADMVWFVYREEYYVAAREPKRPIEGDDSKVWEAHEEWQRDMQRVYQMAEMIVAKQRHGATGKVRLKFDAKITRFSDHIDADHLPELRG from the coding sequence ATGGCCCAACCCTCGTTCAACGTCGTCGAATCCGAGCCCGCGACCCAGTCGCTCCCGCACAATGTCGAGGCCGAGGCGGCGCTGCTCGGCGCGCTGATGATCGACAACCGGCTGGCCGAGGACATCCAGATTCGCCTGCGCCCGGAGCATTTTTTCGAGCCGCTCCACGCGCGCATCTACGATCAGATATTGCGCCTGCTCGACAGGAACATGATCGCCAGCCCCGTCACGCTGCGCCCTTTGTTCGAGGCGGACGAGCAGATGAAGGAGCTGGGCGGCCCGGCCTATCTGGCGCAGCTCACCGGCTCCGGCTCCGCCACCGTGATCGGCGCGCGCGATTTCGCCGACCAGATCTACGATCTCGCGCTGCTGCGCGCCCTGGTCGGCGTCGGGCGCGAGATGGTCGAGCAGGCGCTCGACACGTCGGACGAGGTCGATCCCAAGGGCCAGATCGAGAGTGCCGAGGCCGCGCTCTACCGCGTCGCCGAGGAAGGGGGCGGCGAGGGCTCGGTGAAGAGCTTCGCGACAGCCACCCGCATGGCCGTCCAGATGGCGGAAAAGGCGCTCAATTCCGGCGGCGGCCTCTCCGGCCTCACCACCGGCCTGGAGACGGTCAACGCCAAGACCGGCGGCCTGCACGGCTCCGATCTCGTCATCCTCGCCGGCCGCCCCGGCATGGGCAAGACGGCGCTCGCCACCAACATCGCCTTCAACACCGCGCGGCGCTGGCTGCAGGACGAGGAGGACGGGATCGATCCGGCCAAGCGCGCCGGCGCCGGCATCGCCTTCTTCAGCCTCGAAATGTCGGCCGACCAGCTCGCCACGCGTATCCTCGCCGAGAATAGCGGGATCAGCTCCGAAGCCCTGCGCATGGGCAAGATCAGCCAGCACGATTTCCGCAATCTCGCCCGCGCCGCCGCCGAGCTGGAGACGCTGCCGCTCTATATCGACGACACGCCCGGCCTCACCATCGCGGCGTTGCGCACCCGCGCCCGGCGGATGAAGCGGCAGAAGGGGATCGGCCTCGTCATCGTCGATTATCTCCAGCTCCTCCAGGGCACGGGACGGGGCAACAACGACAATCGCGTGCAGGAAATCTCCGAAATCTCGCGCGGCCTGAAGACGCTCGCCAAGGAGTTGAGCGTGCCGGTGCTCGCCCTCTCCCAGCTCAGCCGCGCCGTCGAGCAGCGCGAGGACAAGCGCCCGCAGCTTTCGGACCTGCGCGAATCCGGGTCGATCGAGCAGGACGCCGACATGGTCTGGTTCGTCTATCGCGAGGAATATTATGTCGCGGCGCGCGAGCCCAAGCGGCCGATCGAGGGCGACGATTCCAAGGTCTGGGAAGCGCATGAGGAATGGCAGCGCGACATGCAGCGCGTCTACCAGATGGCCGAGATGATCGTCGCCAAGCAGCGCCACGGCGCCACCGGCAAGGTGCGGCTGAAGTTCGACGCGAAGATCACCCGCTTCTCCGACCATATCGACGCGGACCACCTTCCGGAATTGCGCGGCTGA
- a CDS encoding bifunctional [glutamine synthetase] adenylyltransferase/[glutamine synthetase]-adenylyl-L-tyrosine phosphorylase, with amino-acid sequence MKATGAHEPRKTDFGAALARGRAHSPFLRFLIERHPAVTDALAAGDIAAALDLARAAAGADVLAALRHERGALALALAIGDLAGALTLGEVTGALSDLADRTLERAMAAAIAERTPDGSPSGFAVIALGKLGGRELNYSSDVDLIYVYDPATLPRKPREEPDQAAVRIGNRLTEIVQQRTGDGYAFRVDLRLRPSPEVTPIALPVDAAIGYYESSALPWERAAFIRARQAAGDPVLGRYFLDAIHPFVWRRSLDFGAIGEIQAMTRRIRDHYAQGQTFGPGYDLKRGRGGIREIEFFVQIHQLIHGGREPGLRTPDTLAALAALAAAGRIEAAETGALAAAYPLLRTIEHRLQMVDDRQTHSLPRDAEALDNVARLHGLDDGAALLDLIAPHVERVGAAYDALGDAGERRLPSDPDSLETSLAEAGFAEAGAARARIEGWRSGKARSLRTPAAVEAFEAMLPVLIDAFADAPDPMRAMNRFDDVVEKLPSGINLYRLLEARPGLTQHLGAILSHAPALADQLARRPELLDGLIDASAFAPARGVDALAARFARSDRADEDYQLFLDRVRRSVNEARFALGAQIVLARTDPIDAARGYARVAEAAIGVLADAAIAEFEKTHGRVPGAELMILGLGRLGGGALTHASDLDLIYLFSGSHEAESDGPRPLRATDYFNRLAPRVTAALSVPTAAGPLYDVDTRLRPSGADGLLAISAASFGDYQRDKAWTFEHMALTRARPLYGPVDACQALDRTIGGILRMDRDPATVRAAAVRMRIEIARHKQPRGPFDIKLGEGGLVDLEFAMQVLQLVHGEGLHTDAGAAIDALAAAGLVPEGISDAWRLLTRMLVVLRLVAPDSAEPAAASHQLVARACGLENWQELLAAHDRARQTIGALWRAVAGEEAEHVA; translated from the coding sequence ATGAAAGCGACAGGCGCACATGAGCCGCGGAAGACCGATTTCGGTGCGGCGCTGGCGCGCGGACGCGCTCACTCGCCCTTCCTGCGCTTCCTGATCGAACGCCATCCCGCGGTAACGGATGCGCTCGCGGCCGGCGATATCGCCGCCGCGCTCGATCTTGCCCGGGCGGCGGCGGGGGCCGACGTCTTGGCGGCGCTGCGACACGAACGCGGCGCGCTGGCGCTGGCGCTGGCCATCGGCGATCTCGCCGGCGCGCTGACTTTGGGCGAAGTGACGGGCGCGCTGTCCGATCTTGCCGATCGGACGCTGGAACGGGCGATGGCTGCGGCGATTGCGGAGCGCACGCCGGACGGGAGCCCAAGCGGCTTCGCTGTGATCGCCCTTGGCAAGCTGGGCGGCCGCGAGCTCAATTATTCGTCGGACGTGGATCTCATCTATGTCTACGATCCCGCGACCCTGCCGCGAAAGCCGCGCGAAGAGCCGGATCAGGCGGCGGTCCGCATCGGCAACCGGCTTACCGAAATCGTCCAGCAGCGTACCGGCGACGGTTATGCCTTCCGCGTCGATCTGCGCCTCAGGCCCTCGCCCGAGGTGACGCCGATCGCGCTGCCGGTGGATGCTGCGATCGGCTATTACGAATCCTCGGCCCTCCCTTGGGAGCGCGCCGCCTTCATCCGCGCCCGCCAGGCCGCGGGCGATCCCGTGCTGGGCCGCTATTTCCTCGACGCGATCCATCCCTTCGTCTGGCGCCGCAGCCTCGATTTCGGCGCGATCGGCGAGATTCAGGCGATGACGCGGCGCATCCGCGACCATTATGCGCAAGGGCAGACATTCGGGCCGGGCTACGATCTGAAGCGCGGACGCGGCGGCATTCGAGAGATCGAGTTCTTCGTCCAGATCCACCAGCTCATCCATGGCGGCCGCGAGCCGGGCTTGCGCACGCCCGACACGCTGGCGGCGTTGGCGGCGCTGGCGGCCGCCGGGCGGATCGAGGCGGCGGAAACCGGGGCACTCGCCGCGGCTTATCCGCTGCTGCGCACGATCGAGCATCGCCTCCAGATGGTCGACGATCGCCAGACGCACAGCCTGCCTCGCGATGCCGAGGCGCTGGACAATGTCGCGCGGCTGCACGGTCTGGACGACGGCGCCGCGCTGCTCGACCTGATCGCACCCCATGTCGAGCGGGTCGGCGCCGCCTATGACGCGCTCGGCGACGCGGGCGAACGCCGGCTGCCGTCCGATCCGGACTCGCTGGAGACGAGCCTGGCCGAGGCGGGTTTCGCAGAAGCCGGGGCGGCACGGGCGCGGATCGAAGGTTGGCGCTCCGGCAAGGCGCGCTCGCTCAGGACGCCGGCGGCGGTCGAGGCGTTCGAGGCGATGCTGCCGGTGCTGATCGACGCCTTCGCCGACGCACCCGATCCGATGCGGGCGATGAACCGCTTCGACGATGTGGTGGAGAAGCTCCCCAGCGGAATCAACCTCTATCGGTTGCTGGAGGCGCGGCCCGGGCTCACCCAGCATCTCGGCGCCATTTTGAGCCACGCGCCGGCGCTCGCCGACCAACTGGCGCGGCGGCCCGAATTGCTCGACGGGCTGATCGACGCCAGCGCTTTCGCGCCGGCCAGGGGCGTGGACGCGCTGGCGGCGCGTTTCGCCCGGTCGGACCGGGCGGACGAGGACTATCAGCTCTTCCTCGATCGCGTCCGGCGCAGCGTCAACGAGGCACGCTTCGCGCTCGGTGCCCAGATCGTGCTGGCGCGGACCGATCCGATCGATGCGGCGCGCGGTTATGCGCGAGTTGCCGAGGCGGCGATCGGGGTGCTCGCCGATGCCGCGATCGCGGAGTTCGAAAAGACGCATGGCCGCGTGCCGGGCGCTGAGCTGATGATCCTCGGCCTCGGCCGGCTCGGCGGCGGTGCGCTCACCCACGCCTCCGATCTCGATCTCATCTACCTGTTCAGCGGCAGCCACGAAGCGGAATCGGATGGACCCCGGCCGCTGCGCGCCACCGATTATTTCAACCGCCTCGCGCCGCGCGTCACCGCCGCACTCAGCGTGCCGACCGCGGCCGGGCCGCTCTACGATGTCGACACCCGGTTGCGCCCCTCTGGCGCGGACGGCCTGCTCGCCATTTCGGCGGCGAGCTTCGGGGACTATCAGCGCGACAAAGCCTGGACCTTCGAGCATATGGCGTTGACCCGGGCGCGGCCGCTTTACGGCCCGGTGGACGCTTGCCAGGCGCTGGATCGCACGATCGGTGGTATCCTGCGGATGGATCGCGATCCCGCCACCGTCCGCGCCGCTGCCGTGCGGATGCGCATCGAGATCGCGCGGCACAAGCAGCCCAGAGGTCCGTTCGACATCAAGCTGGGGGAAGGCGGGCTTGTCGATCTGGAATTCGCCATGCAGGTGCTCCAGCTCGTCCATGGGGAGGGGCTGCACACCGATGCGGGCGCGGCGATCGACGCGTTGGCCGCAGCCGGACTCGTGCCGGAGGGCATAAGCGATGCATGGCGGCTGCTCACCCGGATGCTGGTCGTGTTGCGGCTGGTGGCGCCCGATTCCGCCGAGCCTGCCGCCGCCTCGCATCAGCTTGTCGCGAGGGCGTGCGGGCTGGAGAACTGGCAGGAACTGCTTGCCGCGCACGATCGCGCACGGCAGACCATTGGCGCGTTGTGGCGCGCGGTCGCCGGCGAGGAGGCTGAACATGTTGCGTGA
- a CDS encoding sigma-70 family RNA polymerase sigma factor — MAGVKPASYGDGKGGAETVPLTDSEFKQQLTQVIPHLRAFGRSLSGSRDLADDLVQETLLKAWAARKRFQAGTNMRAWTFIILRNLFLSQMRRARFKGEWDEITASKLLAAPASQDRHIELGDMQRALMHLPQPQREALILVGAGGFAYEEAAEICGCAVGTIKSRVARGRVALETLLAGSDLPSRRDAPVSGKTALQTIMGAVDELSRDREAAAKD, encoded by the coding sequence ATGGCGGGCGTGAAGCCGGCAAGCTACGGAGACGGCAAGGGCGGCGCCGAGACGGTGCCGCTGACCGACTCTGAGTTCAAGCAGCAGCTCACTCAGGTCATCCCGCATCTGCGTGCCTTCGGCCGTTCGCTGTCGGGCAGCCGCGACCTGGCCGATGATCTGGTGCAGGAGACGCTACTCAAGGCCTGGGCGGCGCGCAAGCGTTTCCAGGCGGGCACCAACATGCGTGCCTGGACCTTCATCATTCTGCGCAACCTGTTTCTGAGCCAGATGCGCCGCGCCCGCTTCAAGGGCGAATGGGACGAAATCACCGCGTCCAAGCTGCTCGCCGCGCCGGCGAGCCAGGACCGGCATATCGAACTGGGCGACATGCAGCGCGCGCTGATGCACCTGCCTCAGCCTCAGCGCGAGGCGCTGATCCTGGTCGGCGCGGGCGGCTTCGCCTATGAGGAAGCGGCCGAAATCTGCGGCTGCGCGGTCGGCACGATCAAAAGCCGCGTGGCGCGCGGTCGGGTCGCGCTGGAGACGCTGCTCGCCGGCAGCGATCTGCCGTCGCGGCGGGACGCTCCGGTCAGCGGCAAGACGGCGCTGCAGACGATCATGGGCGCGGTCGACGAGCTCAGCCGCGATCGCGAAGCCGCCGCCAAGGATTGA
- the kynU gene encoding kynureninase, with amino-acid sequence MSFTLAEARAADAADPLRAWRDRFDLPEDVIYLDGNSLGPLPRATAARQQELVTKEWGEGLIRSWNSHDWIGAPQRIGTKIAPLIGAKPHEVIVADSTSVNIFKLLVAAARLSNRRTILSESGNFHTDLHIAAGMAALTGMTLDIAPRGEIERRIGADTNLLLLTHVHYKTAERFDMAALTARARDTGARVVWDLSHSAGAVPVHLNDSGAELAVGCGYKYLNGGPGAPAFLYVAEHLQDQLATPLTGWMGHARPFAFTDDYQPAAGISRFLAGTPPILGIAALESGLATFDGLTMERVWSKSRALFDVFHALMEQRCPELACITPRGEEQRGSHISFAHPHAFEICQALIAGGVIGDFRAPDVLRFGLTPLYLGFEDIWEGVEKLARIMEIESWRAPEYAVRGKVT; translated from the coding sequence ATGAGCTTCACCCTCGCCGAGGCGCGCGCCGCCGATGCCGCCGACCCGCTGCGCGCCTGGCGCGACCGCTTCGATCTGCCCGAAGACGTCATCTATCTCGACGGCAATTCGCTCGGCCCCCTGCCCCGCGCCACCGCCGCCCGCCAGCAGGAGCTGGTGACGAAGGAATGGGGCGAAGGGCTGATCCGGAGCTGGAACAGCCATGACTGGATCGGCGCGCCGCAGCGGATCGGGACGAAGATCGCGCCGCTGATCGGGGCGAAGCCGCACGAGGTGATCGTCGCCGATTCGACCTCGGTGAACATCTTCAAGCTGCTCGTCGCCGCCGCGCGCCTCTCAAATCGCCGCACCATCCTCTCCGAAAGCGGCAATTTCCATACGGACCTGCATATCGCCGCCGGCATGGCGGCGCTGACCGGCATGACCCTCGACATCGCTCCGCGCGGCGAGATCGAGCGGCGGATCGGCGCCGACACCAATCTCCTGCTGCTCACCCATGTCCATTACAAGACGGCCGAGCGCTTCGACATGGCGGCGCTCACCGCCCGCGCCCGCGATACCGGCGCCCGTGTCGTCTGGGACCTGAGCCACAGTGCCGGCGCGGTGCCGGTCCATCTGAACGACAGCGGCGCGGAGCTGGCCGTCGGCTGCGGCTACAAATATCTGAACGGCGGCCCCGGCGCGCCGGCCTTCCTCTATGTCGCCGAGCATCTGCAGGACCAGCTCGCCACTCCGCTGACCGGTTGGATGGGCCATGCCCGGCCCTTCGCCTTCACCGACGATTACCAGCCGGCGGCGGGCATTTCCCGCTTCCTTGCCGGCACGCCGCCGATCCTGGGCATCGCCGCGCTGGAGAGCGGGCTCGCCACGTTCGACGGGCTGACGATGGAGCGGGTCTGGTCCAAGTCCCGCGCTTTGTTCGACGTCTTCCACGCGCTGATGGAGCAACGCTGCCCGGAGCTCGCCTGCATCACTCCGCGTGGCGAGGAGCAGCGGGGCAGCCACATCTCCTTCGCCCATCCCCACGCCTTCGAAATCTGCCAGGCGCTGATCGCCGGCGGCGTGATCGGCGATTTCCGCGCGCCCGACGTGCTGCGCTTCGGCCTCACCCCGCTCTATCTCGGTTTCGAGGACATCTGGGAGGGTGTGGAGAAACTGGCGCGGATCATGGAAATCGAGAGCTGGCGGGCACCGGAATATGCGGTGCGCGGCAAGGTGACGTAA
- a CDS encoding ferritin-like domain-containing protein, protein MTSIAEACRDVLLAAAPAAKVKAARAAARAWRRGDLAHRFDAAMPDRPARPACPELLPPNRMPKRGKAGSVRSRIALLHALAHIEFGAIDLAFDMAGRFGAGLPLAFVDDWIGVGADEAMHFALLDRRLRALGSHYGALPAHDGLWEAATETAHDLLARLAVVPMVLEARGLDVTPATVASFERAGDNRSAAILTRIYRDEIRHVAAGTRWFSYGCESAGFVPVPHWHELVRRHFRGAVKPPFNDSARDEAGLSRDYHHGLAASDFH, encoded by the coding sequence ATGACGAGCATCGCCGAGGCCTGCCGGGATGTGCTGCTGGCGGCGGCGCCGGCCGCGAAGGTGAAGGCGGCGCGGGCGGCGGCGCGCGCGTGGCGGCGCGGCGATCTGGCGCACCGCTTCGACGCGGCGATGCCCGATCGGCCGGCGCGGCCCGCTTGCCCCGAATTGCTGCCGCCCAACCGGATGCCGAAGCGCGGCAAGGCGGGATCGGTGCGCAGCCGGATCGCGCTGCTCCATGCGCTCGCCCATATCGAGTTCGGCGCGATCGACCTTGCCTTCGACATGGCCGGGCGGTTCGGCGCCGGCCTGCCGCTCGCCTTCGTCGACGACTGGATCGGGGTGGGCGCGGACGAGGCGATGCACTTCGCCCTGCTCGACCGGCGGCTGCGGGCGCTGGGGTCGCATTACGGCGCGCTGCCGGCGCATGACGGGTTGTGGGAGGCGGCGACCGAAACCGCGCACGATCTCCTCGCCCGGCTCGCCGTCGTGCCGATGGTGCTGGAGGCGCGGGGGCTGGACGTGACGCCCGCCACGGTGGCCAGCTTCGAGCGAGCGGGGGACAACCGCTCCGCCGCGATCCTGACCCGCATCTATCGCGACGAAATCCGCCACGTCGCGGCGGGCACGCGCTGGTTCTCATATGGCTGCGAATCTGCGGGATTCGTGCCGGTTCCGCACTGGCATGAATTGGTTCGGCGACATTTTCGGGGCGCCGTTAAGCCGCCGTTCAACGACTCAGCGCGCGACGAAGCCGGTTTGTCCCGCGATTACCATCACGGGCTTGCCGCCTCCGACTTTCATTAA
- a CDS encoding M23 family metallopeptidase, whose amino-acid sequence MTNSTVTANAGIAARFRDIFKPRDIFLHDGKSLRRFTIGARVQMAAAFAAIVVLAWSAFATFQAIAAMNGDVARMQSQVAQMEADLAEMRARTQDHAALLERRQAFLAQMLSGEADADTLATLLPETGETPDNPLAEAYAGIEGRQHELAEQAKHANQARYRETAQAVRELGLNPARFHRARGGVGGPLEEVDSADPQFRELFTSWRRLEQLEQGVVAIPSARPVRDSIRFTSAFGVRSDPFRGRAAMHGGIDLAGPVGTPIYATADGIVQRSEYNRGGYGNLVEINHGQGIQTRYGHLSRLIAQPGQRVRRGDLIGLMGSTGRSTGSHLHYEVRIDGRAVNPIPFMQSNETLLALQERVDRERPVPAMAIGGPVGGSR is encoded by the coding sequence ATGACGAATTCGACTGTCACGGCCAACGCTGGGATCGCCGCGAGGTTCCGTGACATCTTCAAGCCGCGTGACATTTTCCTTCACGATGGCAAGAGCCTGCGCCGTTTCACGATCGGCGCGCGGGTGCAGATGGCGGCGGCTTTCGCCGCCATTGTCGTTTTGGCCTGGTCCGCTTTCGCGACCTTCCAGGCGATCGCCGCGATGAACGGCGACGTGGCGCGGATGCAGAGCCAGGTCGCGCAGATGGAGGCCGACCTCGCCGAGATGCGCGCCCGGACCCAGGATCATGCGGCCCTGCTGGAGCGCCGTCAGGCCTTCCTCGCGCAGATGCTGTCGGGCGAGGCCGATGCCGATACGCTCGCGACGCTGCTGCCGGAAACCGGCGAGACCCCGGACAATCCGCTGGCCGAAGCCTATGCCGGCATTGAGGGCCGGCAGCATGAGCTGGCCGAGCAGGCCAAGCACGCCAATCAGGCCCGCTATCGCGAGACCGCCCAGGCGGTGCGCGAGCTGGGCCTCAATCCGGCCCGTTTCCACCGCGCTCGCGGCGGCGTCGGCGGCCCGCTCGAGGAGGTCGACAGCGCCGATCCGCAGTTCCGCGAGCTGTTCACGAGCTGGCGCCGGCTGGAGCAGCTCGAGCAGGGCGTGGTCGCCATTCCCTCCGCCCGTCCGGTGCGTGATTCGATCCGCTTCACCAGTGCTTTCGGCGTCCGCTCCGATCCCTTTCGCGGCCGCGCCGCCATGCATGGCGGCATCGATCTCGCCGGCCCGGTCGGCACGCCGATCTACGCCACCGCCGACGGCATCGTTCAGCGTTCCGAATATAATCGCGGCGGCTACGGCAATCTGGTCGAGATCAATCACGGCCAGGGCATCCAGACCCGCTACGGCCACCTGTCGCGCCTGATCGCCCAGCCGGGCCAGCGCGTCCGGCGCGGCGATCTGATCGGCCTGATGGGCTCGACGGGCCGCTCGACCGGCAGCCACCTCCACTACGAAGTCCGCATCGACGGCCGCGCCGTCAATCCGATCCCCTTCATGCAGTCCAACGAGACGCTGCTCGCGTTGCAGGAGCGGGTCGATCGCGAGCGCCCCGTGCCGGCGATGGCGATCGGCGGCCCGGTCGGCGGATCGCGCTGA